GTTGAGGACACTGAAGTCGTGGTCTCGTTGAATTAGCCGGGCGGACGGATCTGATCATCGGAGACTTTTCGAGGGATCGATCTACTGTACTGGCTCGAGGATAATAAGagctaaaaaaaaaaagtctgCGTATAATCTAGGGCTTTCAGCATGGACCATATTTTCATCAACATCAAAGAACCCAGCGACGCTCTGCAGCTCGCTAAAAAGACTACCGTTCGATCGCATGTCGCTCGTCGTCAATGGAAGGCTCATGCTGAAACGAACAAGGAccggaaaaggaaaagggaggaatACCTCCCATTTCGGATCGAACTGGATTGCTCAGGGTTGATGAACAATGGACAACTCCCACAACTGTCGATAGTGCCGGAGGGTGAAGATGAGAATCATACAGCCCAAACCCAATACGCAGGGCAAACCACTACTGCTGCTACCTTCATGCTACCCTCTATACCAATGATGATAGGAGGTCTACGTGTCGATCCATTCCGATCATACCCCATCGAATTCAGATCATTCCTTCCATACCTCGTGGATCACTGTAAGTCGCAACATCCCCCATATACCACTTGTGCATCAAAACTGACGGGACAAAAGACCTAGTAAGCATGGCTGTCGACATTCCCGAGCTAGACCAGCCCGGAAACCGTGGCCTGCTGCGCACGCGATGGTTCCCCCTCGTTATGACCGAACCGAGTCTCTTTCTGGTAATCATGTTGATCGCAGCGTCACATTATGCATCCGTGCAACACAACACCACCGAGCTCAGACTCAATCTCCTCAGTATGCGTGGTGAAGCCGTGCAATCCATCAACCAATCTCTCGCCAAACAATACAGGACGATAAATGATGCCTTAGTCGGCGCAATAGCCAAAATGGCCAGTTATGAGGCTATGTTCGGCAATGTGGACACATATGGTGTGCACATGCAGGGTCTGCGTCAGATTGTGAATCTTCGAGGTGGACTCGATGGACTTGGATTGGGCGGGCTATTGCGTAGGATTGTGGTCTGGATTGATCGGAATGGTGCGTTCCTTAACGGTTCGATGCTGTATTTTCCAGGGGCGACGTTCGTTCCTGGGCAGCCGTTGCCGGATCCTAACCCGGGGCATTTTCTTGGTGCTTCGTGAACGTGGCTCGACGAGGGAAAAGGTTCGAGGAACGAGGGAGGATCGGATCGAAGGGCGTCGGGCGTTTGTGGTCAGGTTCATTCTATTGCAACTTCGGAGGTAACATGAGGGTTTCGGACTTTAGCGGAACTCGATTCGAGCGTCAGTTGTGTGAAAACACTCGGGAAAATAGTAGTCCTAGGCAGAGACACAGGGTCCTTTTGTGTACATATGGAGCGTGGGATGGGCCCGGAGTACGAGAGTTCATTGAATATTGCATCAACTCCTTGGCATGTACATCTAATGCAACATACCCATTTGAGTTATTACTTCTGAAGCTAATGAATGCAACCGACAGTATTTTATTCCTACCATACCGCGAACAGTTACCACTCCTACAGTCACGACATCATCGACACCCCACTAACAAGTGGCGCCCCACTATTTACCATATCGGGTCAACGCATTCTGAGCTTCCCCACTCCCGCATCCATGGATTGGGTTTGCATAATTCGAGAGTGATATACTATTCAGGTAGTTGCTACACTTTGTGATGCACTGATCTTCGACCATGGTAACCTTGGGGTCTCTTCAGGGAGGATTTGCAAGAATGGGCAGCATGATTGAACATAAATAAAGGAAGCCTCCAGGCGGACGGaagtcttcctcttcatacTTTTCATATCGTCCTTGACCCATCTTTAATCACTTACCAATAAATCACACACAATGTCCCTCCAAGGCCAAGTCTCTTTGATTACCGGCGGCGCAAAGAACCTCGGCGCCGCAACCGCCCGCGAACTAGCCAACGCCGGCGCATCCCTCGCCCTCCACTACAACTCACCCAGCAGCAAGAACGACGCCGCACAGCTCGAGTCGGAGCTGAAGCAGAAGCACCCCTCTATCAAGGTGGCTTTTTACCAGGCCGACCTCACGACTGCGGGCGCTGTGGAGAAGCTGTTCCAGCATACGCTGAAGGACTTCGGCAAGATTGATATTGTTGTGAACAATGTGGGCAAGGTGTTGAAGAAGCCTATTACGGAGATTAGTGAGAAGGAATATGATGAGATGTTTGCGTATGCTTCCTTTGCCTTTCGGATATCTGGCCTGCGTTGGGTGCTGACTGGGACTGTACAGGATCAACTCCAAGGCTGCTTTCTTCATCCTGAAAGAAGCCGCTAAGCATGTTTCGGACGGCGGAAAGATCATCTCAGTTGTGACCGCGCTGCTGGGTGCTTTCACTGGCTTCTACACTTCCTATGCTGGTAGCAAGGCTCCAGTTGAGCACTTCACTCGGTACGTCGCCAAGCAGACAGTTCATCATGCTATGCATATACTGACCATCGCAGCGGCGTGTGCAAGGAACTCCAGTCCCGTCGCATCAGCGTCAACAATGTTGCTCCCGGTCCCATGGATACCCGTAAgccaccccccccccccccataTCTCATATATACGGCACACAACTAACAAAATGTGCCAGCCTTCTTCTACCCCCAAGAATCCCCCGAAGCCGTCGAATTCCACAAATCCAACGGCCTGGGAGGCCGTCTCACCGAAGTCACCGACATCGCTCCGATAATCAGATTCCTGTGCACGGAGGGCGGATGGATCACGGGCCAAACACTCTTCGCGAACGGTGGTTACACGACTCGGTAGAACTGTTTGCTGGTGAGGGCTGTGTATACGGGATGCGCCGGGACTTATATATTCATGGCAGCTATGATAGACATGATTCGTTAATGAGTATGTTTCAAGAAGAAATTGTAACCAATGATTATGGAGATCCAAGTATATGTGCCCGAATCCGTACCCAATGACCAATGTATGGGACTAATCGGTCGGGGAACCATGGCTCAGTACGAGCTGGTCCACGAGTTAACTATTTTGACAACATTGAGAAGTATAAAAATGTTAGAATCGTGACAGCCCAGACAATTCCTCGTATATCTTTCTATATTCTTTCTTTTGACATTCAGTGTGATTCAGAAGGTCAAACTGTTTTGATTTCGTCTGAACGTGACATCAGCCGCGGGGTCGGCCGATCGTCTGAGTTGTTTTGTG
This sequence is a window from Aspergillus chevalieri M1 DNA, chromosome 5, nearly complete sequence. Protein-coding genes within it:
- a CDS encoding uncharacterized protein (COG:S;~EggNog:ENOG410PWSP;~InterPro:IPR021858;~TransMembrane:1 (i156-179o)): MDHIFINIKEPSDALQLAKKTTVRSHVARRQWKAHAETNKDRKRKREEYLPFRIELDCSGLMNNGQLPQLSIVPEGEDENHTAQTQYAGQTTTAATFMLPSIPMMIGGLRVDPFRSYPIEFRSFLPYLVDHYLVSMAVDIPELDQPGNRGLLRTRWFPLVMTEPSLFLVIMLIAASHYASVQHNTTELRLNLLSMRGEAVQSINQSLAKQYRTINDALVGAIAKMASYEAMFGNVDTYGVHMQGLRQIVNLRGGLDGLGLGGLLRRIVVWIDRNGAFLNGSMLYFPGATFVPGQPLPDPNPGHFLGAS
- a CDS encoding uncharacterized protein (COG:Q;~EggNog:ENOG410PN8H;~InterPro:IPR036291,IPR002347;~PFAM:PF08659,PF00106,PF13561;~go_process: GO:0055114 - oxidation-reduction process [Evidence IEA]); amino-acid sequence: MSLQGQVSLITGGAKNLGAATARELANAGASLALHYNSPSSKNDAAQLESELKQKHPSIKVAFYQADLTTAGAVEKLFQHTLKDFGKIDIVVNNVGKVLKKPITEISEKEYDEMFAINSKAAFFILKEAAKHVSDGGKIISVVTALLGAFTGFYTSYAGSKAPVEHFTRGVCKELQSRRISVNNVAPGPMDTPFFYPQESPEAVEFHKSNGLGGRLTEVTDIAPIIRFLCTEGGWITGQTLFANGGYTTR